The nucleotide sequence GAGTGCGACACCCAGAACCGAGACCGCCCAGGTGTCGGGTGAATCAAGTCAGTTCGATATCACCTCGACGAAGGTCGCCGGAATCGATGTCGACAAATCAACCATTCTCCAGCTCGAGGCCCAGATGAATCGTGGGCGGCTGTCCTCGGTCGAGCTGGTGCGGTTCTACGAGCGGCGGATCGCCGCACTCAACCCGAAGCTGCACGCGGTGATCACCGTCAGCAAGAGTGCGGCCGCCGAGGCGGCCGCCGCGGATCGGGCACGGCGCCACGGCGACCGGCGGCCGCTTCTTGGCATTCCGGTCCTGGTCAAGGACAACATCGACACCACCGGAATGCCCACCACCGCCGGATCGCTGGCCCTGGCCGGCAGCTCGCCGTCCGATGCCTTCATCGTGATGAAGCTCAAGGCCGCCGGCGCCCTGATCCTGGGTAAGACGAACCTCTCCGAGTGGGCCAACTACCGGTCGACGCAGTCGTCCAGCGGCTGGAGCGGAGTGGAGGGTCAGACCAACATGGCGTACGTGCTGGACCGCAATCCGTGCGGTTCGAGTGCGGGTTCCGGTGTCGCCGCGTCGGCGGACCTGGCGACGGTCGCCGTCGGTACCGAGACAGACGGTTCGGTGGTCTGCCCCTCCGGGCAGAACGGCCTCGTCGGCATCAAGCCGACGCTCGGCCTGGCCAGCCGGTCAGGCATCGTGCCGATCTCCTCGCAGCAGGACACCTCGGGGCCGATGGCCCGCAACGTCACCGATGCGGCCGTCCTTCTCGGCGCGCTCACCGGTGTCGATTCCTCGGACCCCGCCACCGCAGCGCAGCGTGGACACGTGACCACCGACTACACCAAGTACCTCAAGGCCGGCGCGCTCAAGGGCGTGCGGCTGGGTGTCTGGCGGCAGGGGAACTTCGGGTCGAGCCCGGAGACGGACGCCATCATGGAGCAGACGATCAAGAAGCTGAAGTCGCTCGGCGCGGTGATCGTGGACCCCGCGAACGTGCAAATCGACGCTGCCTACGCCCCCGAGAACACTGCCCTGGAGTACGAGTTCAAGCATGA is from Nakamurella sp. PAMC28650 and encodes:
- a CDS encoding amidase, whose translation is MSGESSQFDITSTKVAGIDVDKSTILQLEAQMNRGRLSSVELVRFYERRIAALNPKLHAVITVSKSAAAEAAAADRARRHGDRRPLLGIPVLVKDNIDTTGMPTTAGSLALAGSSPSDAFIVMKLKAAGALILGKTNLSEWANYRSTQSSSGWSGVEGQTNMAYVLDRNPCGSSAGSGVAASADLATVAVGTETDGSVVCPSGQNGLVGIKPTLGLASRSGIVPISSQQDTSGPMARNVTDAAVLLGALTGVDSSDPATAAQRGHVTTDYTKYLKAGALKGVRLGVWRQGNFGSSPETDAIMEQTIKKLKSLGAVIVDPANVQIDAAYAPENTALEYEFKHDIAAYLQKYTAPKYPKTLQGLINFDNAHASQELKYFGQEIFTESQARGPLTDPAYIKARNSARSIAQHSIDDTLAKYKLAAIIAPTNGPAWTTDLINGDHFLVGSSSPAAIAGYPSITVPAGYSFHLPVGMSFIGGKWDEPELISLSYAWEQATHVRQAPQFLPTVPMR